GAGACTCCTGGCAGTACACCAAGATCGGTGCCGGCCCGATTCCGATCGAGACATCTGAAGGCTGGCTCCTTATCTATCATGGCGTGCTGCAATCCTGCAACGGGTTTGTTTACAGCGCCGGTGCTGTGCTGCTCGATCTCGAAAAACCGTGGAAGGTCATCACACGGGGCGAGCCTTACCTCTGGTCGCCTCAAACATTGTATGAGTGCGTCGGCGATGTGCCGAACGTTGTCTTTCCATGCGCGATGCTATGCGATGCGGCGACAGGACGGCTCGCGATTTACTACGGTGCGGCCGATTCCGTGACCGGTCTCGTGTTTTCAACTGTCGACGAGATAGTGAACTTTGTAAAACGACATCCGCAAAGCTGAGATCGACTCCGGGTGTCGAGGGTCAATTCGTGTTGGTATAATTGGATATTCGTTTCTATTTTAGAAACGTCATTGCTGTTTGCTAACATGTAAGGGCTGGACGATTGCGATTCGGACATTTTGACGATAGACGGAAAGAGTACGTAATCACAAGACCTGACACGCCGAGGTCGTGGAGCAATTATCTCGGCTCCACCGAATACGGGGCGATAATTACGAACAATGCAGGCGGCTACAGTTTCTTCCACTCCGCCGCCCAGGGCAGGTTCACTCGATGGCGGCCGAACAATCTGCCGATGGACCAGCCGGGAAGGTATTTCTATCTCCGCGACCGCGACTCTGGAGATTTCTGGTCGTCATCGTGGCAGCCCGTCGGAAAATCTCTCGCATCAAAAATTCCGGGCCGGGAATTCAAATCGATCTGCCGCCATGGAACCGCGTACACGATCATCGAATCCGAATATGCCGGCATCTCGACTGAATCTACCTACTTCGTTCCTCTCGGCGAGTCGCTCGAATGCTGGCTTCTCAGGATCACGAACACCGACGCGAGGCAGAGACGACTGAATGTGTTTCCGTTTGTGGAATATAGCAGCCACTGGCAATTATGGATGGATTGGGTCAACCTGCAGTACACGCAGTACATAATAGAGATGAAAGTTGTTGACGGAATAATCAATCACTGCACTAATCCTTATCTTCCCGTGGTGCGAGGCGATTTTGCCGCGGATCCCCAGTCGCGCCACACCTTCTTTGCACTCGTTGGCGCGCAGGTATCAGGATTTGATACTGACCGCGAGAAATTCATCGGGCCGTATCGCGGCTACTCAAATCCGTTGGTCGTCGAAAACGGGAAATGCAAGAATTCCATTGCTGTCGGCGATAACGGGTGCGGAGTCTTCCAGGCAGATCTGGAGATCGAGGCCGGAGATTCTGCGGAGATTCTAGTGCTTATGGGAATCGGTGAGGCCGGCGTTGAAGGCAAGGCTGCGACTAAGAAATTCTCGTCTCCCGGGAAGGCGCGTGAAGCGCTCGAGGCCCTTAAGGCACACTGGCACTCGATGATCCACGCAATGTCTGTGGAGACACCCGATCAGTCGTTCAACAGCATGATGAACGCATGGAGCCCCTACAATTGTCTCATCACCTATGCCTGGTCGCGTGCGGCAAGCACTGTGTATGCCGGAGAGCGGGACGGTCTCGGCTATCGCGACACGGTACAGGATCTACTCGGAGTCCTGCCGCTGATCCCGGATGAGGCGGGGAAACGACTCGAGTTAATGATAACCGGACAGGTTTCTACCGGAGGAGCTATGCCGGTTGTCGGGCAATTTGACCACCACCCCGGTCGTGAGATGCCGCCGTCAGAAGACGAATACAGATCTGACGATGGTCTCTGGCTTTTCAATACTGTACCAGCTTACGTGAAAGAGACCGGTCGCTTAGAGTTTTATGACAAAGTCCTCCCCTATTCCGATGTCGGTGAGGCGACAGTCCTCGGCCATTTGCGTCGTGCGATCGAGTTCAGTTTGAGAAGATCGGGGACGCATGGATTGCCATGCGGCCTGAGGGCGGACTGGAACGATTGCATCCAGCTCGGCCAGAAGGGGGAATCCGTATTCGTAGCGTTCCAGTTGAGACATGCACTTCAGACCTATGTAGAAATTTCAAAGAGCCTCGGGAAAAGCGGCGAGTCCGAATGGGCGATGGAGAAACTCGAAACTCTCGACCTGAACATATCAAAGAACGCCTGGGATGGAGATTGGTTCCTTCGAGGTTATCGTGAAGACGGGCTGACCTTCGGCTCGCGCAGGAACGACGAAGGTCAGATATTCCTGAATCCCCAGACCTGGTCTGTGATAAGCGGCTACTCGTCGGAGGAAAGAGCGAAACGCATCATGGATGTTGTTCGGGAACGTCTCTCGACCGCCTACGGCCTCGTCATATGTGCGCCTCCGTACGAAAAGACCGACATTTCAGTGATGAAGGCGGCACTGTTCAACAAAGGCATGAAGGAGAACGGTTCGGTCTTCTGTCACACTCAGGGATGGGCAGTCATCGCTGAATCGCTTTTGAGAAGAGGAAATGAAGCATACGAAATTTTTAAGAACTACATGCCGGCATCGTACAATGATTGCGCCGAGGTCAGGGAAATTGAACCGTACGTTTACTGCCAGTCAACCGAAGCGCCGCCCAGTCCGCGCGCCGGTGCGTCGAGGCTTCCATGGCTCTCCGGCTCAGCATCGTGGGCCTACTTCGCCGCAACTCAGTACATACTCGGGATCAAACCGGAGATCGACGGACTGGTGATCGATCCGTGTGTCCCATCGGATTGGAAGTCTTTCAAAGTGTCCAGAGTATTCAGGGGAAAGAAAATCAATATACAAATTACAAATCCGAACGGAGTGCAATCCGGCGTAGTCAAGATTGTCATGAATGGAAAAGAAATTTCCGGAAAAGTGATGCCATTGGATCTCATGCGTGACATCAACGAAGTCCAGGTTTTGATGGGGACTTGAACTTTATAAACAGGGACGTCGCTGTCGCTGCCCGTCATATTGAAGTGGGCCGGCAGCTGAAGTCCGAATGCAAAAATAAGGAGTCGTCATGAGCGCAGATGTTAAGAAGTTATCTTTCTGGGAAAAAGCGGGATACGGGTGCGGAGACTTTGCGTCTGTACTTTTCTGGCAGACGATCATGGTTTACCTTCTCTTTTTCTATACCGACGTATTCGGGCTCGCTGCCGCAGCGGCGGGCACAATGATTGCAATCTCCAGGGCATTGGACGCGTTCTTCGATGTGGGAATCGGCATGACCGCGGACAGGACGCAAACCCGTTGGGGTAAGTTCAGGCCGTATCTTATCTGGATGTCCCTTCCGCTTGCGATAGCGGCCGTGCTGGCATTCTCGACTCCGGGCTTCTCTCCTACCGGAAAACTGATCTACGCCTATGTCACGTTCATCGCATTCATGTTTTTTTATTCGGCTATAAATATTCCATACACCTCTCTTCTCGGAGTGATAAGCGGGGAACCCGACGA
This DNA window, taken from Candidatus Kryptoniota bacterium, encodes the following:
- a CDS encoding N,N'-diacetylchitobiose phosphorylase — its product is MRFGHFDDRRKEYVITRPDTPRSWSNYLGSTEYGAIITNNAGGYSFFHSAAQGRFTRWRPNNLPMDQPGRYFYLRDRDSGDFWSSSWQPVGKSLASKIPGREFKSICRHGTAYTIIESEYAGISTESTYFVPLGESLECWLLRITNTDARQRRLNVFPFVEYSSHWQLWMDWVNLQYTQYIIEMKVVDGIINHCTNPYLPVVRGDFAADPQSRHTFFALVGAQVSGFDTDREKFIGPYRGYSNPLVVENGKCKNSIAVGDNGCGVFQADLEIEAGDSAEILVLMGIGEAGVEGKAATKKFSSPGKAREALEALKAHWHSMIHAMSVETPDQSFNSMMNAWSPYNCLITYAWSRAASTVYAGERDGLGYRDTVQDLLGVLPLIPDEAGKRLELMITGQVSTGGAMPVVGQFDHHPGREMPPSEDEYRSDDGLWLFNTVPAYVKETGRLEFYDKVLPYSDVGEATVLGHLRRAIEFSLRRSGTHGLPCGLRADWNDCIQLGQKGESVFVAFQLRHALQTYVEISKSLGKSGESEWAMEKLETLDLNISKNAWDGDWFLRGYREDGLTFGSRRNDEGQIFLNPQTWSVISGYSSEERAKRIMDVVRERLSTAYGLVICAPPYEKTDISVMKAALFNKGMKENGSVFCHTQGWAVIAESLLRRGNEAYEIFKNYMPASYNDCAEVREIEPYVYCQSTEAPPSPRAGASRLPWLSGSASWAYFAATQYILGIKPEIDGLVIDPCVPSDWKSFKVSRVFRGKKINIQITNPNGVQSGVVKIVMNGKEISGKVMPLDLMRDINEVQVLMGT